The following are from one region of the Lytechinus pictus isolate F3 Inbred chromosome 4, Lp3.0, whole genome shotgun sequence genome:
- the LOC129259385 gene encoding cystine/glutamate transporter-like produces MSVSSRTSINPPESEDGDSIAGGSREDGDSTDSKVAIPRHLGLWGCVWHTIGNIIGTGIFISPSGILRGTGGSVGLALIFWPVCGIIQTCGSFVYAELAVMVKKSGGELTFLHDAYGPAIAFLKLWIIVFFLTAGSAITAIIIPEYLLTPFFPCSDPPILAVRFMGICVVLFLVGINCVSVQGPTRFAGFFTITKTIGLIIIITSGMYNLATGHTTYLANGFSTGTPSLKLLPIAFYAGTFAYGGWDVVAALTEEIKQPKRNIPLSLLISMTIIIIVYVLTNIAYFTLLSPEQVLNSPAIAADYSVKALGRWSWLIWFFVSMSAMGALNSTIYKRGRQLFALAREGVLPEIAAMLNVNYLTPIPATFVTLIGLIYLIEEDIFSIIAYVGFIENIFDTMTVAILPYYRWKYPNREREFKCPLVLAIIYMCGQVLVTVLAFYLDPVKKSIGLAVVLTGLPVYFAFYHPRYKLKQEWVKKTSVKLTRFLQKLFNCVHQEKKTF; encoded by the exons ATGTCGGTTTCCTCGCGAAC GTCCATCAATCCGCCAGAGTCAGAAGATGGCGACTCAATTGCTGGCGGTTCAAGGGAGGACGGAGATTCCACTGATTCTAAAGTCGCCATTCCAAGGCATCTTGGTCTATGGGGATGTGTGTGGCATACG ATCGGGAACATCATCGGGACGGGCATCTTCATCTCGCCTTCTGGCATCCTCAGAGGAACCGGTGGATCGGTGGGGCTGGCACTCATCTTCTGGCCGGTTTGTGGTATAATTCAGACCTGTGGCAGCTTCGTGTATGCCGAGCTTGCTGTCATGGTAAAGAAGTCCGGAG GTGAACTGACCTTCCTCCATGATGCCTACGGTCCAGCCATCGCCTTCCTCAAGCTCTGGATCATAGTGTTCTTCTTGACCGCTGGTTCGGCCATCACGGCCATCATCATCCCGGAATACCTACTAACCCCTTTCTTCCCCTGCTCGGATCCGCCCATCCTTGCCGTCAGATTCATGGGCATCTGCGTCGTAT tgttctTAGTTGGGATAAACTGCGTGAGTGTCCAGGGACCTACTCGCTTTGCCGGCTTCTTCACCATCACCAAGACCATCGggcttattattatcatcaccagcGGCATGTATAACTTGGCTACTG GCCATACAACTTACTTAGCAAATGGATTCAGCACCGGTACTCCAAGTCTAAAGCTCTTACCTATTGCATTCTACGCAGGAACATTTGCCTACGGAGGATG GGATGTTGTGGCTGCTTTgacggaagaaataaaacaacCAAAAAG GAACATCCCTCTTAGTTTATTAATCTCCATgacaatcattatcatcgtctATGTGTTAACCAACATCGCTTACTTCACACTTCTATCACCCGAACAAGTGCTCAACTCTCCAGCAATTGCCGCG GACTACAGCGTAAAAGCCTTAGGCAGATGGTCTTGGCTAATCTGGTTCTTTGTTTCTATGTCAGCTATGGGTGCTCTCAACTCAACCATCTATAAACGTGGAAG GCAACTCTTCGCCTTGGCACGAGAGGGCGTGCTACCCGAAATCGCTGCAATGCTTAACGTCAACTACCTCACCCCTATCCCAGCGACCTTCGTCACCCTCATCGGGCTCATCTACCTAATCGAAGAGGACATCTTCAGCATCATCGCCTACGTCGGTTTCATTGAAAACATCTTTGATACGATGACGGTGGCGATATTGCCCTATTATCGATGGAAGTACCCCAACCGGGAAAGAGAATTTAAA TGCCCCTTGGTATTGGCTATTATCTACATGTGTGGCCAAGTCTTGGTTACTGTCCTTGCGTTCTACTTGGATCCCGTGAAGAAATCAATCGGTCTTGCCGTCGTACTAACCGGGCTTCCGGTTTACTTCGCCTTCTACCACCCGCGGTACAAACTCAAACAAGAATGGGTCAAGAAAACTTCAG tgAAACTGACGAGATTTTTACAGAAGCTGTTCAATTGCGTCCATCAGGAGAAAAAGACCTTTTGA
- the LOC129258859 gene encoding tubulin alpha-1C chain-like: MRECISVHVGQAGVQIGNACWELYCLEHGIQPDGNMPSDSTLGGGDDSFNTFFSETGAGKHVPRAVFVDLEPTVVDEVRTGVYRQLFHPEQLITGKEDAANNYARGHYTVGKELVDQVLDKIRKLADQCTGLQGFLVFHSFGGGTGSGFTSLLMERLSVDYGKKSKLEFSIYPAPQVSTAVVEPYNSILTTHTTLEHSDCAFMVDNEAIYDICRRNLDIERPTYTNLNRLISQIVSSITASLRFDGALNVDLTEFQTNLVPYPRIHFPLATYAPVISAEKAYHEQLTVAEITNSCFEPANQMVKCDPRHGKYMACCLLFRGDVVPKDVNAAIATIKTKRSIQFVDWCPTGFKVGINYQPPTVVPGGDLAKVQRAVCMLSNTTAIAEAWARLDHKFDLMYAKRAFVHWYVGEGMEEGEFAEAREDLAALEKDYEEVGVDSNDGEEEEAEIEEY, from the exons ATG CGTGAATGTATCTCAGTCCACGTCGGCCAAGCCGGAGTCCAGATCGGTAATGCCTGCTGGGAGCTGTACTGCCTCGAGCACGGGATCCAACCTGATGGCAATATGCCCAGCGACAGCACACTTGGAGGTGGTGACGACTCCTTCAACACCTTCTTCAGTGAGACTGGAGCTGGCAAGCACGTTCCCCGTGCCGTATTCGTCGATCTCGAGCCAACCGTAGTCG ATGAAGTCCGCACCGGCGTATACCGTCAGCTCTTCCACCCTGAGCAGCTGATCACCGGCAAGGAGGATGCTGCCAACAACTACGCCCGTGGCCACTACACCGTCGGAAAGGAGCTGGTTGACCAAGTCTTGGACAAGATCAGGAAGCTG gCGGATCAATGCACAGGCCTTCAAGGATTCCTGGTATTCCACAGCTTCGGTGGTGGAACTGGCTCTGGATTCACCTCTCTGCTGATGGAGCGTCTCTCCGTTGATTACGGAAAGAAGTCCAAGCTTGAGTTCTCCATCTACCCTGCTCCTCAGGTTTCCACTGCCGTCGTCGAGCCCTACAACTCCATCCTGACAACCCACACCACCCTTGAACATTCCGATTGTGCTTTCATGGTCGACAATGAGGCTATCTATGATATCTGTCGTCGCAACCTCGACATCGAACGCCCCACCTACACTAACCTTAACAGGTTGATTAGTCAGATCGTTTCCTCTATCACCGCTTCTCTGCGATTCGACGGCGCCCTCAACGTTGACCTTACTGAGTTCCAAACCAACTTGGTGCCCTACCCACGTATTCATTTCCCTCTTGCCACATACGCACCAGTCATCTCTGCTGAGAAGGCCTACCACGAACAACTGACGGTTGCTGAAATCACTAACTCCTGCTTCGAGCCCGCCAACCAGATGGTGAAGTGTGATCCCCGTCATGGCAAATACATGGCTTGTTGTCTTCTATTCCGTGGCGATGTCGTCCCTAAAGATGTTAATGCTGCAATTGCCACTATCAAGACCAAACGCTCCATACAGTTCGTCGACTGGTGTCCGACTGGCTTCAAGGTCGGTATCAACTATCAGCCACCCACCGTCGTCCCTGGTGGTGACCTTGCCAAGGTTCAGCGTGCCGTCTGCATGTTGAGCAACACCACCGCCATCGCCGAGGCCTGGGCCCGTCTCGACCACAAGTTCGATCTTATGTACGCTAAGCGTGCGTTCGTCCATTGGTACGTCGGAGAGGGTATGGAGGAAGGAGAGTTCGCCGAAGCTCGTGAAGATCTGGCTGCTCTCGAGAAAGACTACGAGGAAGTCGGAGTCGATTCCAATGATGGCGAAGAGGAAGAAGCTGAAATCGAAGAGTATTAA